In Neosynechococcus sphagnicola sy1, the following proteins share a genomic window:
- the psbC gene encoding photosystem II reaction center protein CP43, which translates to METPFNSSLMMGAGRDLESSGFAWWAGNARLINLSGKLLGAHVAHAGLIVFWAGAMTLFEVAHFVPEKPMYEQGLILLPHLATLGWGVGPGGEVIDIFPYFVVGVLHLISSAVLGLGGIYHAVRGPEVLEAYSSFFGYDWKDKNKMTTILGFHLIVLGCGALLLVLKAMFFGGVYDTWAPGGGDVRVITNPTLNPAVIFGYLVKSPFGGEGWLVSVNNMEDVIGGHIWIGFTCIAGGIWHVLTKPFAWSRRASIWSGEAYLSYSLGALSLMAFIATCFVWFNNTVYPSEFYGPTGPEASQAQAMTFLVRDQRLGANIGSAQGPTGLGKYLMRSPSGEIIFGGETMRFWDFQGPWLEPLRGPNGLDLNKLKNDIQPWQARRAAEYMTHAPLGSINSVGGVITEVNAFNYVSPRAWLAASHFILGFFFLVGHLWHAGRARAAAAGFEKGIDRETEPVLSMPDLD; encoded by the coding sequence GTGGAAACGCCCTTTAATAGTTCGCTGATGATGGGTGCTGGTCGCGACCTGGAATCCTCTGGATTCGCTTGGTGGGCTGGTAATGCCCGTCTGATTAATCTCTCTGGCAAGTTGCTGGGTGCCCATGTCGCCCATGCGGGTCTGATTGTCTTCTGGGCTGGAGCTATGACCTTATTTGAGGTGGCTCACTTTGTGCCCGAGAAGCCAATGTATGAGCAGGGCTTGATCCTGCTGCCTCACTTAGCAACCTTGGGCTGGGGTGTTGGCCCTGGTGGTGAGGTCATAGATATCTTCCCCTACTTTGTTGTTGGGGTGCTGCACCTGATTTCGTCTGCAGTGTTAGGGCTGGGTGGCATCTACCACGCCGTTCGCGGCCCTGAAGTACTAGAAGCGTACTCCTCTTTCTTCGGCTATGACTGGAAGGATAAGAACAAGATGACCACCATCTTGGGCTTTCACCTGATTGTCCTAGGGTGTGGGGCACTCCTACTGGTGCTGAAGGCCATGTTCTTCGGCGGCGTTTATGATACCTGGGCTCCCGGTGGTGGTGATGTGCGGGTGATTACGAATCCGACCCTGAATCCTGCGGTGATCTTTGGCTATCTGGTGAAGTCTCCCTTTGGGGGTGAAGGCTGGCTAGTCAGCGTCAACAACATGGAAGATGTGATTGGTGGTCACATCTGGATTGGCTTTACCTGCATCGCGGGAGGTATCTGGCACGTCTTGACCAAACCCTTTGCCTGGTCACGTCGGGCTTCCATCTGGTCTGGTGAGGCTTATTTGTCTTACAGTCTCGGGGCGCTCTCTCTGATGGCGTTTATCGCTACCTGCTTTGTCTGGTTCAATAACACCGTCTATCCCAGCGAATTCTATGGTCCCACAGGCCCTGAGGCCTCTCAAGCTCAGGCCATGACCTTCCTCGTTCGTGACCAACGGTTGGGTGCGAACATCGGTTCGGCGCAAGGACCGACAGGTTTGGGTAAATATCTCATGCGTTCCCCCAGTGGCGAAATCATCTTTGGTGGTGAAACCATGCGCTTCTGGGATTTCCAAGGCCCCTGGCTAGAGCCACTACGTGGTCCCAACGGTCTGGATTTGAACAAGCTGAAGAATGATATTCAACCCTGGCAAGCTCGTCGTGCTGCTGAATACATGACCCATGCTCCCCTGGGATCGATAAATTCCGTAGGTGGAGTGATCACGGAAGTCAATGCGTTTAACTACGTGTCTCCCCGTGCCTGGTTGGCTGCGTCTCATTTTATCCTAGGCTTTTTCTTCCTTGTAGGTCATCTCTGGCATGCAGGTCGTGCCCGAGCTGCCGCCGCTGGATTTGAGAAGGGTATTGATCGGGAAACTGAGCCCGTATTATCGATGCCTGACCTCGACTAG
- a CDS encoding sensor histidine kinase, whose translation MASYLRILHQECDREMRLINDLLDLQHLEADILPLDLVTIQLQHWLPHLIEPFEQRIQNSQQRLVIQIPETTPPLISDRVSLERVITEVLYNAWKYTPAEGIITLNVLVEPDELQLQISNSGVQIPADKLTRIFDKFYRIPDIDPWKHGGTGLGLALVKKLVEHLGGRIQTTSDPQKTCFTLILPRQPPSKKLL comes from the coding sequence ATGGCTAGCTATCTGCGAATTCTCCATCAAGAGTGCGATCGTGAAATGCGCCTGATCAACGATCTCCTTGACCTGCAACACCTTGAGGCCGACATCCTACCCTTAGATCTCGTCACAATTCAACTGCAACATTGGCTACCCCATCTGATCGAACCCTTTGAGCAACGGATTCAAAATAGCCAACAGCGCCTAGTGATCCAAATTCCGGAGACAACACCGCCCTTAATTTCTGATCGGGTTAGCCTGGAACGGGTGATTACAGAAGTCCTCTATAACGCTTGGAAATATACTCCGGCAGAGGGCATCATTACCTTGAACGTGCTAGTGGAACCTGACGAACTCCAACTCCAGATCAGTAATTCTGGGGTACAGATCCCCGCCGATAAACTCACCCGCATCTTTGATAAGTTCTACCGCATTCCTGATATTGACCCCTGGAAACATGGGGGCACCGGCCTAGGGTTGGCTCTCGTCAAAAAGTTAGTTGAGCATTTAGGGGGTCGGATTCAGACAACCAGCGATCCTCAGAAAACCTGCTTCACCCTGATATTGCCCCGACAGCCCCCATCAAAAAAGCTCCTGTGA
- a CDS encoding NUDIX hydrolase → MRWLWHVFKTVLGLLFRHPVAGTSIIPILPSGEVVLIRRRDNGRWSLPGGMVDWGEDITTTVARELREETGLEVQQIGRLVGIYSSPERDPRLHSICIVVEVAAQGRMQVQDRLEVMEVRAFPPSLLPLGELSHDHDRQLQDYFSGLTVLA, encoded by the coding sequence ATGCGTTGGCTTTGGCACGTGTTCAAAACAGTCCTCGGGCTATTGTTTCGTCACCCCGTTGCTGGCACCAGCATTATCCCAATTTTGCCCAGTGGGGAGGTGGTTCTGATTCGGCGACGGGACAATGGGCGGTGGTCTTTGCCCGGTGGCATGGTGGACTGGGGAGAAGACATTACGACTACTGTGGCTCGGGAACTGCGAGAAGAAACGGGGCTGGAAGTGCAGCAAATTGGCCGCCTGGTTGGAATTTATTCTTCACCTGAGCGAGATCCGCGACTGCACTCGATTTGTATTGTGGTTGAGGTGGCGGCCCAGGGCAGAATGCAAGTTCAAGATCGGCTGGAAGTGATGGAAGTGCGTGCCTTTCCCCCCAGTCTCCTGCCTTTGGGGGAACTCTCCCACGACCACGATCGGCAGTTACAGGACTATTTCAGTGGTCTCACCGTCCTAGCCTAG
- a CDS encoding peptidylprolyl isomerase has product MLGTGGFIDPATKQPRLIPLEIKPKGAPEPIYSKTLKSAGISTPPALRHTRGAVAMARSAMPDSASSQFYIALADLPFLDGDYAVFGYVTQGMEVVDQIQQGDRIGSAKVTQGLENLKVAK; this is encoded by the coding sequence TTGTTGGGAACCGGTGGCTTTATCGATCCCGCAACCAAACAACCTCGGTTAATTCCCCTGGAGATTAAACCGAAGGGAGCCCCGGAGCCGATCTACAGCAAAACTCTGAAATCAGCAGGCATCAGCACCCCCCCGGCTCTGCGCCACACTCGCGGAGCCGTTGCCATGGCTCGGTCTGCAATGCCAGATTCGGCATCTTCACAGTTCTATATTGCCCTAGCGGATCTCCCCTTCCTGGATGGAGACTATGCTGTCTTTGGTTACGTTACCCAAGGGATGGAGGTGGTGGATCAAATCCAGCAGGGAGATCGCATTGGGTCGGCAAAGGTGACTCAGGGGTTGGAAAACCTGAAAGTCGCCAAATAA
- the psbD gene encoding photosystem II D2 protein (photosystem q(a) protein), producing the protein MTIAVGRVQSSRGWFDILDDWLKRDRFVFIGWSGLLLFPCAFLAVGGWMTGTTFVSSWYSHGLASSYLEGCNFLTVAVSTPPNSLGHSLLLLWGPEAQGDFTRWCQLGGLWTFLALHGAFGLIGFMLRQFEIARLVGIRPYNALAFSGPIAVFVSVFLMYPLGQSGWFFAPSFGVAAIFRFLLFLQGFHNWTLNPFHMMGVAGILGGALLCAIHGATVENTLFQDGDKANTFRAFNPTQAEETYSMVTANRFWSQIFGIAFSNKRWLHFFMLFVPVMGLWMSSVGIVGLALNLRAYDFVSQELRAAEDPEFETFYTKNILLNEGIRAWMAPQDQPHEQFVFPEEVLPRGNAL; encoded by the coding sequence ATGACCATAGCAGTAGGGCGCGTACAGTCAAGTCGGGGATGGTTCGACATCCTGGACGACTGGCTGAAACGCGATCGCTTCGTGTTCATTGGGTGGTCAGGGTTGCTGCTGTTTCCCTGCGCCTTTTTGGCGGTTGGCGGCTGGATGACCGGCACCACCTTTGTCAGTTCTTGGTACAGCCACGGGCTAGCTAGCTCCTACCTGGAAGGCTGTAACTTTTTGACCGTTGCGGTTTCGACTCCCCCCAACAGTTTGGGACACTCCCTACTGTTGCTGTGGGGTCCAGAAGCCCAAGGTGACTTCACCCGCTGGTGTCAGCTGGGAGGGCTGTGGACATTCCTCGCCTTGCACGGAGCCTTTGGGTTGATTGGGTTCATGCTGCGGCAGTTTGAGATTGCCCGCTTGGTCGGGATTCGTCCTTACAACGCCTTGGCTTTTTCGGGGCCGATTGCGGTGTTTGTTTCGGTGTTTTTGATGTACCCCTTGGGTCAGTCGGGGTGGTTTTTTGCCCCCAGTTTTGGCGTGGCAGCAATTTTCCGCTTTTTATTGTTTCTGCAAGGGTTCCACAACTGGACGCTGAATCCATTCCACATGATGGGCGTTGCCGGGATTTTAGGGGGAGCGTTGCTCTGTGCCATTCATGGTGCCACCGTCGAGAACACCTTGTTCCAGGATGGGGACAAGGCGAACACCTTCCGAGCTTTTAATCCCACCCAAGCGGAAGAGACCTATTCCATGGTGACGGCCAATCGGTTTTGGTCTCAGATTTTTGGGATTGCGTTTTCCAACAAGCGCTGGCTGCACTTTTTCATGTTGTTTGTGCCAGTGATGGGCTTGTGGATGAGTTCGGTTGGGATTGTCGGCTTGGCATTGAATCTGCGAGCCTATGATTTTGTCTCCCAGGAGCTTCGGGCGGCTGAAGACCCTGAGTTTGAGACCTTCTACACCAAGAACATTCTGCTGAATGAGGGGATTCGTGCCTGGATGGCTCCTCAAGATCAGCCCCATGAACAATTTGTCTTCCCTGAAGAGGTACTGCCCCGTGGAAACGCCCTTTAA
- a CDS encoding DNA-directed RNA polymerase subunit omega, producing the protein MHKRNSLDTTQIMRRAEDLINAASNRYRITVQVANRAKRRRFEEFDSLDDPMMKPVLRAVIEMSDELTQPEIIGE; encoded by the coding sequence ATGCACAAACGTAATTCCTTGGATACCACTCAAATCATGCGGCGAGCAGAGGATCTGATCAATGCAGCCTCCAACCGCTACCGCATCACTGTTCAGGTGGCAAATCGTGCCAAGCGGCGGCGCTTTGAAGAGTTTGATAGCCTGGATGACCCAATGATGAAACCTGTGCTCCGGGCCGTAATTGAAATGTCAGATGAATTAACGCAACCTGAAATCATTGGCGAATGA
- a CDS encoding photosystem I assembly protein Ycf4 has product MAATTTSTNDQMLHQTVLGSRRLSNYWWATVTLLGGAGFLLASLSSYYRVNLLPFADPTQLIFVPQGLAMGFYGVAGILLGLYQWGVAILDVGGGYNEFNRQTGKICIFRWGFLGKNRRIAIECPLTDAQAIRVDLKEGISPRRALYLRLKGKREILLTRVGQPLPLSVLENQGAELARFLGVPLEGL; this is encoded by the coding sequence ATGGCTGCAACCACTACATCCACGAATGATCAGATGCTTCACCAAACGGTTCTGGGTTCACGGCGGCTCAGTAACTACTGGTGGGCGACGGTTACGTTGCTGGGGGGTGCTGGCTTTTTGCTAGCGAGCTTGTCCAGCTATTACCGGGTCAATTTGCTGCCATTTGCAGACCCCACCCAATTGATCTTTGTGCCCCAGGGACTGGCCATGGGTTTCTATGGGGTTGCGGGAATCCTCCTGGGACTGTATCAGTGGGGGGTAGCGATCCTGGATGTAGGCGGTGGCTACAATGAGTTCAATCGTCAGACGGGCAAGATTTGCATTTTCCGTTGGGGGTTTCTGGGTAAAAATCGACGGATCGCGATTGAGTGTCCCCTCACCGATGCCCAAGCGATCCGGGTTGATCTGAAGGAAGGTATCAGCCCCCGCCGCGCTTTGTATTTGCGGCTGAAGGGGAAGCGGGAGATTCTCCTAACACGGGTGGGACAGCCCCTGCCACTCTCCGTCTTAGAAAACCAAGGGGCGGAGCTGGCTCGATTTTTAGGAGTCCCCTTGGAAGGGCTTTAG
- a CDS encoding beta-ketoacyl synthase N-terminal-like domain-containing protein, giving the protein MGSSRHHQAKWEYWAQRFHQGDWESAFSGQWLEALPQATAMTVAHGIASTAPVLSPMAACATGLWAIAQGYELLQTQVCQRVIVGAIEAPITALTLGGFAQMGALAQTGAFPFDRNREGLVLGEGGSSFGSGNRDPRQPPSGSDLRTDSRVWSDQ; this is encoded by the coding sequence GTGGGCTCGAGTCGCCACCATCAAGCCAAGTGGGAGTATTGGGCTCAACGGTTCCATCAGGGGGATTGGGAGTCAGCATTCAGTGGGCAATGGTTAGAAGCCCTCCCCCAAGCCACGGCCATGACGGTGGCGCATGGGATTGCCTCCACTGCTCCAGTGTTATCGCCGATGGCGGCGTGTGCAACGGGCCTGTGGGCGATCGCCCAAGGCTATGAACTATTACAAACCCAGGTATGCCAGCGGGTAATTGTAGGGGCGATCGAAGCCCCGATCACGGCCCTGACCCTTGGAGGCTTTGCCCAGATGGGAGCCCTGGCTCAAACGGGAGCCTTTCCCTTCGATCGGAACCGCGAGGGTTTGGTCCTGGGCGAGGGGGGTAGCTCTTTTGGTTCTGGAAACCGCGACCCTCGCCAGCCGCCGTCAGGCTCCGATCTACGGACGGATTCTCGGGTTTGGTCTGACCAATGA
- a CDS encoding type III pantothenate kinase has translation MQPWLALVIGNSRLHWAGCLGAEIQTVWQMPHLPSPAVSALVTSQFGEAACENVMPAMGATAIAHLRQLGFPLPLVLASVVPSQTLLWQAYPQVQVLTLDHIPLGGTYPTLGIDRALALWGVGSTWGWPALSIDAGTSLTFTGATAAASLVGGVGATGATTAISCP, from the coding sequence TTGCAACCCTGGTTAGCGCTGGTGATTGGGAATTCTCGTCTCCACTGGGCTGGATGCCTGGGGGCTGAAATTCAAACGGTTTGGCAAATGCCCCACTTACCCTCTCCAGCAGTTTCAGCACTGGTGACCAGTCAATTTGGGGAGGCAGCCTGTGAGAATGTCATGCCAGCCATGGGAGCAACCGCGATCGCCCACCTGCGGCAATTGGGTTTCCCCCTGCCCCTCGTTCTGGCTTCGGTGGTGCCGTCGCAAACCCTGCTCTGGCAAGCCTATCCCCAGGTACAGGTGCTGACCCTTGACCACATTCCCCTGGGGGGAACCTACCCAACCCTGGGCATTGATCGGGCGTTGGCGCTCTGGGGTGTGGGGTCTACTTGGGGATGGCCGGCATTGAGCATTGATGCAGGTACCAGCCTGACGTTTACGGGGGCAACGGCGGCAGCCTCCCTGGTGGGGGGGGTCGGTGCTACCGGGGCTACAACTGCAATTTCGTGTCCTTAG
- a CDS encoding GAF domain-containing protein — protein MLVPLGILSVLMLPLVVNGEFFGFIGFDNCEEARAWDSAEVDLLKAAAAAISLAVERQQMETVLQNQTERERLMAAIAQRIRRSLDLEAVLKTTVTEVRQFLQTDRVIIYQFEPDWSGTVTVESVGSDWRSLLGEHIYDPCLIVESCIQRYTQGQVQAIEDIHTAGLAPCYLELLQPFQVRANLVIPILQGEKLWGLLAAQHCAQARRWQPWEIELLQQLALQVGIAIEQSQLYQQVRQLNANLESQVWERTQQLQQSLDFEAAMKRITDRVRGSLDEGQILQTAVQELVQVLGVDCCNASLYDLEQQTASVYYEHTLAGWTQRGQVLQMSLFPEIYPQLLQAQDFQFSSRMPSARESQVTMLVCPIFLEHTTPHTVDQEVLGDLWLVRAAGATFDGIEQRLVRQIANQCAIAIRQARLYQAAQSQVAELEKLNRLKDDFLSTVSHELRTPIASIKMAVQMVEIGLQQQGLLPAASEPETTPPEIAWLAICEFSIKSAIVKCA, from the coding sequence ATGCTGGTTCCCCTCGGGATTCTGTCGGTGTTGATGCTGCCCCTAGTGGTCAATGGGGAGTTTTTTGGCTTCATCGGCTTTGACAACTGCGAAGAGGCGCGGGCCTGGGACTCGGCGGAAGTCGATTTACTCAAGGCCGCGGCAGCAGCGATTTCCTTGGCCGTGGAACGACAGCAAATGGAAACAGTGCTACAAAATCAGACCGAGCGGGAGCGGCTGATGGCAGCGATCGCCCAACGGATTCGCCGGTCCCTGGATCTGGAAGCAGTCCTCAAAACCACAGTCACAGAAGTTCGGCAGTTTCTCCAGACCGACCGAGTGATTATTTATCAATTTGAACCGGACTGGAGTGGCACTGTGACCGTGGAGTCCGTTGGCTCCGACTGGCGATCGCTGCTGGGGGAGCACATTTACGATCCCTGCCTGATCGTTGAATCTTGCATCCAGCGCTATACCCAGGGACAAGTCCAGGCCATTGAAGATATCCATACAGCGGGGTTGGCTCCTTGCTATTTAGAGCTGTTGCAGCCGTTTCAGGTTCGAGCCAACTTAGTGATTCCCATTTTGCAGGGTGAAAAACTTTGGGGCTTGCTCGCTGCCCAACACTGTGCCCAAGCCCGACGGTGGCAACCCTGGGAAATCGAGTTGCTGCAACAGCTAGCCCTACAGGTCGGAATTGCCATTGAACAATCCCAACTCTATCAGCAGGTGCGGCAGCTGAATGCTAACCTCGAAAGTCAGGTGTGGGAGCGCACCCAGCAATTACAGCAATCCCTAGACTTCGAGGCGGCCATGAAGCGGATTACCGATCGGGTGCGGGGGAGTTTGGATGAGGGGCAGATCTTACAAACTGCGGTACAGGAGCTGGTGCAGGTCTTGGGGGTTGATTGCTGTAACGCCTCTCTCTACGATCTCGAACAGCAGACTGCTAGCGTCTATTATGAGCATACCCTTGCTGGCTGGACGCAACGGGGGCAGGTCTTACAGATGTCCCTGTTCCCTGAAATCTACCCTCAACTCCTGCAAGCCCAGGATTTCCAGTTTTCATCCCGAATGCCCTCCGCCAGGGAGAGCCAGGTGACGATGCTCGTGTGTCCCATCTTCCTGGAACACACAACGCCACACACCGTTGATCAAGAGGTATTAGGGGATCTCTGGTTAGTCAGAGCAGCTGGTGCCACCTTCGATGGCATCGAGCAACGACTGGTGCGGCAAATTGCCAATCAGTGCGCGATCGCAATTCGTCAGGCACGTCTCTATCAGGCCGCTCAATCTCAGGTAGCGGAGTTAGAAAAACTCAATCGTCTCAAGGACGATTTTCTCAGTACCGTCTCCCATGAGTTACGCACCCCCATCGCCAGCATCAAAATGGCAGTCCAGATGGTAGAGATTGGATTGCAGCAACAGGGATTGCTCCCAGCAGCTTCTGAGCCAGAGACTACCCCCCCCGAGATCGCATGGCTAGCTATCTGCGAATTCTCCATCAAGAGTGCGATCGTGAAATGCGCCTGA
- a CDS encoding peptidylprolyl isomerase, whose translation MILVLLTGGCSFPQANSAASSPSAASASPLSTPESSAANNPATPSSVATNPQMTNLPRLDGKATVVMVVKGSPITIEVDGSDAPITAGNFVDLVNRGVYDGLVFHRVVRQPQPFVVHGGGSPGQRPKIFP comes from the coding sequence GTGATACTGGTTCTACTGACGGGGGGATGTTCCTTTCCCCAGGCAAACTCTGCGGCTTCCTCGCCATCCGCTGCTAGCGCCAGTCCCCTCTCTACCCCAGAATCCTCTGCTGCCAATAATCCGGCCACCCCTTCTTCTGTTGCGACGAATCCTCAAATGACAAACTTACCTCGCCTTGACGGCAAAGCTACCGTTGTGATGGTGGTCAAAGGCTCTCCTATTACCATCGAAGTGGACGGCAGCGATGCACCGATTACGGCTGGCAATTTCGTGGACTTGGTGAACCGGGGCGTTTATGACGGACTGGTTTTTCATCGCGTTGTCCGCCAACCCCAGCCCTTTGTAGTTCACGGGGGGGGATCCCCAGGGCAAAGACCCAAAATTTTCCCCTGA
- a CDS encoding P-II family nitrogen regulator — translation MKKVEAIIRPFKLDEVKIALVNAGIVGMTVSEVRGFGRQKGQTERYRGSEYTVEFLQKLKIELVVEDDQVDLVVDKVITAARTGEIGDGKIFVTPVEQTIRIRTGEKNLEAI, via the coding sequence TTGAAAAAGGTTGAAGCAATTATTCGGCCCTTTAAGCTGGACGAAGTCAAGATTGCCTTAGTGAATGCAGGCATTGTCGGCATGACTGTGTCCGAGGTTCGCGGGTTTGGACGACAAAAAGGCCAAACGGAGCGCTACCGGGGTTCCGAGTATACGGTTGAGTTCCTGCAAAAATTAAAAATCGAGCTTGTAGTGGAAGATGACCAGGTTGATCTGGTTGTGGACAAGGTGATTACAGCTGCCCGCACTGGTGAAATCGGTGATGGCAAAATCTTTGTTACACCTGTGGAACAAACCATTCGGATTCGGACTGGCGAAAAGAACCTGGAAGCCATCTAG
- a CDS encoding type III pantothenate kinase gives MLPGLQLQFRVLSQGTALLPALTALDLEFLPDRWALNTPGAIASGVIYTLLSSIHDFAADWKQRFPQSEIALTGGVCRGVILGSPAAIPHPGNLHPLGSNPDLSGDSCL, from the coding sequence GTGCTACCGGGGCTACAACTGCAATTTCGTGTCCTTAGCCAAGGAACCGCGCTGTTACCGGCTCTGACAGCCCTAGACTTGGAATTTTTACCCGATCGCTGGGCGCTGAATACCCCAGGGGCGATCGCCAGTGGGGTGATTTATACCCTTCTGAGTAGTATTCATGACTTTGCAGCGGATTGGAAACAACGGTTTCCCCAGAGTGAGATCGCCCTCACAGGGGGGGTATGCCGAGGTGTTATTTTGGGGTCTCCAGCAGCAATTCCCCACCCTGGCAACTTACATCCGCTGGGATCCAATCCTGATCTTTCGGGGGATAGTTGCCTGTAA
- the mrdA gene encoding penicillin-binding protein 2: protein MLIVSLVIGACTLRLVRLQLLDGSRNRQLADTNRIRPVPIASDRGTILDRKGRPLATNRLTRSVYLWPREQTPSQWQQTASKLSLLLKIPASEILAKLSQAGYRSAIPVRISRDLTPTAFVALAENTAALPGLEIRGESSRLYPQGNLASHVLGYIGEATLEDLKVNPSYPMGMIIGRMGVERIANSQLEGTWGSHLIEVDAEGQPLRVLGSKPAVRGSAVQLTLDLDLQQAAEKALGQRRGAVVVLDVKTGAVLAMASGPSFDPNLFTRRISTAEWNRLQNTDNPFLNRALQGYPPGSTFKIVTSTAGMESGKFTPDSMVATAAFITVGGIAFHEHGDGYGVIGFIDALTYSSNTFFYQVGLTVGPEEIAKWGRKLGIGTTSNMGLDGGNHGSLPTPADKEKLYGEPWYAGDTVSMAIGQGVVQVTPLELAVMVSAIANGGLRVQPHLFASQTHTPATQPVRIGFHPGTLKVIRDGLVSVVQHGTGQSLNDGSIPLTGGKTGTAEVPGQPDNALWVGFGPVSNPQIAVAVVVENGGFGAVSAVPIAHTVYKAYFKKHQSPAPR from the coding sequence ATGCTGATTGTCTCGTTGGTTATAGGAGCCTGCACCCTACGCCTGGTGAGACTGCAACTTTTAGACGGGTCGCGCAATCGACAACTGGCGGATACCAATCGCATTCGTCCGGTTCCCATTGCGTCTGACCGGGGAACGATTCTAGACCGCAAAGGTAGGCCACTGGCAACCAATCGTTTAACTCGCTCGGTCTATTTGTGGCCGCGCGAGCAAACCCCAAGCCAATGGCAACAAACTGCTAGTAAGCTCAGTCTGCTGCTGAAAATTCCCGCTTCCGAAATTTTGGCGAAACTCTCTCAGGCGGGTTATCGCTCTGCCATTCCCGTCCGCATTAGTCGTGACCTAACCCCCACTGCATTTGTAGCCCTGGCTGAGAATACCGCTGCGCTTCCGGGATTAGAAATTCGGGGGGAGTCTAGCCGTCTTTATCCCCAGGGGAATCTTGCCTCCCATGTCCTGGGATATATCGGTGAGGCTACCCTAGAGGATTTGAAGGTGAATCCCAGCTATCCCATGGGGATGATCATTGGCCGGATGGGGGTGGAACGAATTGCGAATAGCCAACTGGAGGGAACTTGGGGCAGCCATTTGATTGAGGTGGATGCGGAAGGCCAACCCTTGCGAGTCCTGGGCAGTAAACCAGCGGTGCGGGGATCGGCGGTGCAACTCACCCTAGACTTAGATTTACAACAGGCAGCTGAAAAAGCACTGGGCCAACGTCGTGGTGCGGTAGTGGTGTTGGATGTGAAGACGGGAGCGGTGCTGGCCATGGCGAGTGGCCCTTCCTTTGATCCGAATCTCTTTACCCGTCGCATCTCCACGGCGGAGTGGAATCGGCTGCAAAATACCGATAACCCCTTCCTGAATCGGGCCTTACAGGGGTATCCTCCCGGCAGCACGTTTAAGATTGTCACCTCGACTGCTGGTATGGAGTCTGGTAAGTTCACCCCGGACTCAATGGTGGCCACAGCGGCCTTTATTACCGTCGGTGGCATTGCCTTCCATGAACATGGAGATGGCTATGGAGTCATTGGCTTCATTGATGCTCTCACCTATAGCAGCAATACGTTCTTTTATCAGGTGGGGTTGACGGTTGGGCCTGAAGAGATTGCTAAATGGGGGCGCAAGCTCGGGATTGGTACAACTTCTAATATGGGCTTGGATGGCGGCAATCATGGATCTCTTCCCACGCCCGCTGATAAAGAAAAGCTCTATGGTGAACCCTGGTATGCCGGTGATACGGTCAGTATGGCAATTGGTCAGGGGGTGGTACAGGTAACGCCCTTAGAACTAGCCGTCATGGTCTCCGCGATCGCCAATGGGGGTTTACGGGTGCAGCCCCATCTGTTTGCCTCTCAAACCCATACGCCTGCTACCCAACCCGTGCGGATTGGCTTTCATCCGGGAACCCTGAAAGTGATCCGCGATGGTCTTGTGTCGGTGGTGCAGCATGGCACCGGACAAAGCTTAAATGACGGCTCAATCCCCCTTACTGGGGGTAAAACCGGAACCGCTGAAGTCCCCGGTCAACCGGATAATGCCCTGTGGGTAGGCTTTGGTCCGGTGAGCAATCCCCAAATTGCTGTGGCGGTTGTGGTGGAAAATGGCGGTTTTGGCGCAGTTTCGGCGGTGCCGATCGCCCATACAGTTTACAAAGCCTATTTCAAAAAACACCAATCCCCAGCCCCTCGCTGA
- a CDS encoding 2-C-methyl-D-erythritol 4-phosphate cytidylyltransferase, protein MGSQRNKLLLNLLGEPLIAWTLRAAAASREIQWIGIISQPEDWPDLKSILEGLALNKPVEMILGGVDSPSIGSQRSTGVTLKRSTGADP, encoded by the coding sequence ATGGGGAGTCAGCGCAACAAACTCCTCCTAAACCTATTGGGGGAACCTCTGATTGCCTGGACGCTCCGGGCGGCGGCAGCTTCCCGTGAGATTCAGTGGATTGGGATTATCAGTCAGCCAGAAGATTGGCCGGATCTGAAGTCGATCCTGGAAGGATTAGCCCTGAACAAACCTGTGGAGATGATCCTGGGGGGGGTCGACTCGCCAAGCATCGGTTCACAACGGTCTACAGGCGTTACCCTCAAACGCTCAACAGGTGCTGATCCATGA